One genomic region from Oceanicoccus sp. KOV_DT_Chl encodes:
- a CDS encoding SDR family NAD(P)-dependent oxidoreductase gives MERLQDKVAIITGGASGIGRGVVELFLAEGARVVIADINQDAGVAAVAELGANVRFRQTDVTNAESVKSLVDFTVTEFGKLDILHNNAGAFGARGSLFEIEEDGFDFTFALLTKSVFLGMKYAGEVMKAQGHGVILNTASISATTPGYGPHIYQAAKAAVLQLSKTLSLELAQYGVRVNCVSPGGVYTPLIGNALGVDAATTKEISDGMAATLPLKRTGTPLDIANAALFLCSDEASYITGQNLIVDGAEATGAPYDKQGMH, from the coding sequence ATGGAACGTTTACAAGACAAAGTGGCCATTATTACTGGTGGCGCAAGTGGTATCGGTCGCGGTGTAGTTGAATTGTTTTTAGCCGAAGGTGCTAGGGTAGTGATTGCCGATATCAATCAGGATGCCGGAGTAGCGGCAGTGGCAGAGCTGGGTGCCAATGTTCGTTTTAGACAGACGGATGTGACAAATGCGGAGAGTGTAAAATCTTTAGTGGATTTTACCGTGACCGAGTTTGGCAAGCTGGATATTCTTCATAATAATGCTGGTGCGTTTGGTGCCCGTGGTTCTTTGTTCGAGATTGAAGAAGATGGCTTTGATTTTACTTTTGCGCTGCTGACTAAAAGTGTTTTTCTCGGTATGAAGTATGCCGGTGAAGTAATGAAAGCACAGGGCCATGGTGTCATATTAAACACTGCCAGTATTTCTGCGACTACTCCTGGTTATGGTCCCCATATTTATCAGGCTGCCAAAGCGGCTGTATTGCAGTTGTCAAAAACCTTGTCTTTGGAATTAGCACAGTATGGTGTTCGTGTTAACTGTGTTTCTCCGGGTGGAGTCTATACGCCGTTAATCGGAAATGCGTTGGGTGTTGATGCTGCCACTACTAAAGAAATTTCTGATGGCATGGCGGCGACGTTGCCGCTGAAGCGGACCGGTACGCCTTTAGATATTGCCAATGCAGCGCTGTTTTTATGTAGCGATGAGGCTAGCTATATCACCGGACAGAATTTAATTGTGGATGGTGCTGAAGCAACTGGTGCGCCATACGATAAGCAGGGAATGCATTAA